TGAGTAAGACTATTTCCAGCGGAACGAAAAGTCGGATACCATCCAAAGGTACGGGAGATTCAATAAGTACAGCAGTATTGCCATCAAATATTGCATTAACGCCGTCACTCTCAGTAAACATAGCTGTAAGTGATGGTGGGACCACTCATTTTTCGTTTCATGTAGGGACAATGTTAATTGTTACTTGTATGCTCCTGGCAATAGCTGCAGGATAAATAATCTCTTCTTTGGTAGGTTTATTATGTTAGTGAATAGGTTCATTAGAGCTTGATTTTGCAATAAAGAGGGCAATTGTATATAGGGAAAAACACTTCATCAGGTCTATTATATTGCATTGTTATGTAAACTTAAATGATTCTATATACTTTTACCTGATACTACACAATCTCTTGAAATTTGGTTTGCAGTCATCTTAAAAGTTTAAGATTTGGTAGTAAAATATGTAATTGAAAGACAAGCAAAACTAAAGAGTTATTACTCACATAAGCATCATCAGTATTTTCTATTGAATCGGACTTCAAAATGTTACGTACTAAACATACTCTCTAGCAAtgataaatgaaaaaatctacctatatatataaatgtCTTTTTAGCAAataagaaaacaaaatgtaATTGTAATTCGCAACTTCAGTGCAAGTTGCTAAATAAATCATATTTCTGCAACTCCGTCCTTTGTGCTACCCTTTTCAGTTCCTTCCTCAACATATGCACGTGATATCTCACTATCCGACTCAGTTGGTTGCTCTTCTTTCATGACCACATTAGCGGTTGGAATGAAGTATTCTTGTCTTTCAACCTCTGTCAATTCACTGTAAGGAACCATACCCTTTTTAATGGCGGTTTTTTCATCAAAGGCACCATAATAGTCCTTGTCATCCTGTAGAACGTTAATTTTGAAGGGGAATATAATACACAAAATCCAGTACAAGCAAAATGACATAACAAACGCGAAAAAGGAGTCACcataataaaaattgaCTATACCTCTATTGTTAAAAGCATTATGATTGACTTGCCATGCAATTCCCGGCAGGCCTGGTGCCATAGGCACAATCATCGCAATAAACGCTCTCCAGTTGAAACCCTTTGTAAAATAATACTCACCttttaaaataaaagcCTGTGATGCTGAATAGTTTCGTTTCCTGATAATGAAGTTATCACAAATCATAACAGCCAGTATAGGCACCATGACAACACCGAAAGAACTCATAACTGTTAAAAAGGTAGAGGAGGAATTATAAAAGTTCCAAGGTTGAACAGCAACCGATACAATAGCAGTAAAAAAAGCACCTCTCTTAATATTGACGTATTTGGGTAATAAACCAGCTAGATCCATACCGCTTGCAAATCCAGCATTAGAGATGGTATAAGCAATTTGAGATAATGCAAAGAAAACACCGCAAAAAAACGAGGCTGCTCTAGCTGCAGGATGGTAGCCGTGATTTAACCAATAATTACAGATTTCTGTTGGCATCCACATGGACTCACCATACAATTCTTGTGTAGTAGAAGCACCAATAACACCATATGCTGGAACTAGGTTTGGGGGAATCATTAAACCAACAATAGTTCCAAGATAAATTCCTTTTAAAGATGAACCAAATCTGGAATAGTCACTTTGGTTTACAGCACCAGGTGAAACAGCGCCAAACCAATATGATATCATGTAGACCCATGCCCAAGCCCTATCAGAACCACTAACCGTTGTTTTTTGGGTGTGAAATAATGAACCAGCACCCCCATTTGCATGACACAG
This window of the Nakaseomyces glabratus chromosome L, complete sequence genome carries:
- the TNR1 gene encoding nucleobase cation symporter-1 family protein (CAGL0L13354g~Putative nicotinamide transporter; strongly induced under niacin-limiting conditions) — its product is MRGFKFLKYLEVPVEERQTLSFLKNPDLVPIPKSHQTWGFWSNFAYWGTIAFTVGTWMGATAALTVGLSYPETIATFILGNALTIVYSLANCYPGWDWKVGYTLSQRFTFGIYGSAFGVIIRVLLSIVNYGSNAWLGGLCINLILNSWSHHYLELKNTLSPHVAMTTKELIGFVIFHIVCALCYLMKPYQINRILIIACAGTCFSMLGIIIYLCHANGGAGSLFHTQKTTVSGSDRAWAWVYMISYWFGAVSPGAVNQSDYSRFGSSLKGIYLGTIVGLMIPPNLVPAYGVIGASTTQELYGESMWMPTEICNYWLNHGYHPAARAASFFCGVFFALSQIAYTISNAGFASGMDLAGLLPKYVNIKRGAFFTAIVSVAVQPWNFYNSSSTFLTVMSSFGVVMVPILAVMICDNFIIRKRNYSASQAFILKGEYYFTKGFNWRAFIAMIVPMAPGLPGIAWQVNHNAFNNRGIVNFYYGDSFFAFVMSFCLYWILCIIFPFKINVLQDDKDYYGAFDEKTAIKKGMVPYSELTEVERQEYFIPTANVVMKEEQPTESDSEISRAYVEEGTEKGSTKDGVAEI